From Triticum aestivum cultivar Chinese Spring chromosome 4A, IWGSC CS RefSeq v2.1, whole genome shotgun sequence, a single genomic window includes:
- the LOC123088339 gene encoding uncharacterized protein, protein MGCLRRRPEPAAIDISWVSCRGVRSSLPFHTPCLYASVCVTPSSAGKNVRRRRVKTPTDRAGGENPEWDERLRLPLPDDASPASEQEAAGKKKDGHVDHDGGVLLVRFELKAEVAVLGDVLAASAVVPLSDLVADGRTRRVSYQLAASEDRRQPNGVISFSYAFHHGSTVDDDQEDRSSDGEPVSPASPAPPPPLPQSTGSSSGMYPMIDWEPLDTVTCSSYYAPPASSDTQAEPIAVYPPLSETSSRGIYPTVGESDSSLYPTVDFAPVTCYPPMTAPYYYGGDFGCPAAPAWDGRCLYG, encoded by the coding sequence ATGGGTTGCCTGCGGCGCCGGCCGGAGCCGGCGGCCATCGACATCTCGTGGGTGTCGTGCCGGGGCGTCAGGTCGTCGCTCCCGTTCCACACGCCGTGCCTCTACGCCTCCGTCTGCGTGACGCCGTCGTCCGCGGGCAagaacgtccgccgccgccgcgtcaaGACCCCCACCGACCGCGCCGGCGGCGAGAACCCCGAGTGGGACGAGCGCCTGCGCCTTCCCCTTCCCGACGACGCCTCGCCGGCGTCAGAGCAGGAAGCCGCGGGGAAAAAGAAGGACGGGCACGTTGACCACGACGGCGGTGTCCTTCTCGTTCGGTTCGAGCTCAAGGCCGAGGTGGCCGTCCTCGGCGACGTGCTCGCCGCGTCGGCCGTCGTGCCGCTCTCCGACCTCGTTGCCGACGGCAGGACGCGCCGCGTGTCCTACCAGCTGGCCGCGTCCGAGGACCGCAGGCAGCCCAACGGCGTCATCTCCTTCTCGTACGCCTTCCACCACGGAAgcaccgtcgacgacgaccaggAGGACCGCAGCAGCGACGGTGAGCCCGTATCGCCCGCTAGCCCGGCCCCTCCCCCGCCGCTGCCTCAGTCGACGGGGTCATCCTCCGGGATGTACCCCATGATAGACTGGGAGCCACTGGACACGGTCACGTGCTCAAGCTACTACGCTCCTCCAGCTTCGTCGGACACTCAGGCGGAGCCGATTGCGGTCTACCCACCGTTGTCGGAGACGTCGAGCCGTGGAATTTACCCGACGGTGGGGGAGTCGGATAGCAGTTTGTACCCCACAGTAGACTTTGCTCCGGTGACCTGTTACCCGCCGATGACGGCGCCGTACTACTACGGTGGTGATTTCGGGTGTCCGGCAGCTCCTGCATGGGACGGGCGATGTTTGTACGGTTGA